The nucleotide window AATTAACTAAAAACAAAACACCAAAAGACTTTATAAAAAATGATGGTCTAATTCGTTCATTATTTGCCAACGGTGTTATTTTAGTAGAAGGAGATTTAGAATATATAAGCATTCCAATATTATTAAAAAAAGCAAATTGTGTATTGGAAGATTACAACATAGAAATTATAAATGTTGGAAGTAAAAAAGGGTTTAAAAAGTATGTTAAATTGATGAATGCTCTAAGAATACCTTGTGCTATAATATGTGATGGAGACACTGCATATAATCTTTATAACAAAAATAATAAGAAATGGACACTAAGTGATGAAAATTTACCATACATTGTTGAAGTATATGGAAATATAAAGCCATTTTGGATTAAGGACATAGAAACAATTTTAAACAATATTGAAAAGAAAATAAAAATGAAAAAATCAGCTTTAAAAACTGAAATTAATATAGACAAACCATTAGAAAAGGAACTTGCTAAATATGGGATTGAACCAATATACAATGAAATTAAAGATGATTTAAAGAATAAACTCTTAATATTCGCATGTAAAGAGTATGATTGGTCGGGATTTTTAGGAAGTAATGATAAAGATATTGAAAATTGCATGAAAAAAACTTATGAATTTAATGATAAAGAAAAACTAAATGAGTTAAAACAATTCATAAAAAACTTCAATAAATGTATTAATAACCTATAAATCTAATTAATATCCTTCCACAATCAACTTATAATCCTCCTCTGGGATTTCTCTCATAGCTTTTCCCATTAAATGACCACTCCACTTTTTTTGTTAGTAATGAATTTTAACTTTGGAATTAAATCTTTAAAATTAATAGGTGGCTCAAAAATCTTAATTTTTTTAAGTTTAACTCTATATGGAAACTTTTCATTAGGATTTCGTGGTGTAGGTTTGAATATTTTTGTAGTATCTTTATAAACCTCTGAAACTACTTCATATATGCCTCTAATGTATGGAGGTTTGTAATCCTTCCCACTTCTCTGAATTTCATAAATAATTAGTTTATCTCCAACTTTAACTTTATTTAGTGTATTCTTATGCCTCTCTGCCACTCCCCAAATATTCTTTTCTTTTATTACTTTCCAGTTATCTTCATTATTTATGCAGAGCCAATATGACATAGTATCACCCACAATCTTTTTGGAAGAATGTTTGTCTCAATAAAAAAATAAAATGGTGTAATGTTCGGAGATACTGAAAATGAAGAGGCAATCAAAATTTCAAAGAATTTCTCATATAATCAATCAAATATTTAAGCTATTGTTTGGTTTATAACTTTCTAAATTTTCTATTTCGTTGATAGCTTTAATTGTCTTATAAAATAAGTATCCAATGGCCTTTATGCTAAATTTTACAAATGACAATAAGGGTTTTAATATATTTTTTACACTTTCAATTAATTTTAGGAGCATATTTTTGAGTTTTTTAAGAGCTTCTTTAATTTGGTTTATTATTTTAGGTTTATTTGCCAAGAAAATAATGCCTAAAATTGAACTTAAAAATAGAATAATTAAGTAGTCATTAGGTATTTTTGATAGTGAGTTAAGGCCTTTTGTGACTATTATTCTCAATATTTCAATTATTTTTCCGATAATGTTTGTAATAATTTTTAGTATAGTAATAAGAATTGAACTGCATATTTTAAATGCTAATGGTATAGTAGTATTTAGAATGAAAAACGAAAATGAACCTTGACTGAATTCAGTAATTATAGCTTTTACTTTTCCAACTTTCCAAATTTTTACGATTTTTTGGTCATTAAAATCTTTATCATGTGTTATAATCCCATGGGCTTCAAGTGAAAGGGCTAAAGTTACAAAGGGGATGTCGTTTATATCCCTATGACCTATCAACTCGTATGCTCTTTTCCTCCAACTATTCAATTTCTTATCGCTTATTATTTTAATATTTGATAATATTTTATTAGCAATTTTTATTGCTTTGGATTTTGCTATATTTTCGTCAATATTTTTCTTCTTACATTTTTTTGGAAGGACGGTTTCAATTTTATCTTTTAACTCTTTCTTAATTAATGGTGGTGCGTATAATTCTATAAAAGGATTATTAGCAAAATCCAATATTCCATGGATATTTATCTTTTATAACATAAGATAATATCTGTGAGAATATAATGTTAGTATCTACAATTAATTTCAATCTAAACTCTCTACCTAATATATACATCAAATTCTTCTGAAAATAAATACCAACATATTTAATAAATTTTTTTCCTAAAAATTTTTCTACATTTTTCCATAGTTCATTAAATTCTTTATCAAACTCTCTAAAATGCTCCCACTCACAATTATGAAACCTTTGAGCTTCAATATTGTAGGAAGAAAGCATATTAATCACATTTAAAGGTTTATTAGCATTTATTCAAAAAGTTTAGTATCTATTGTTTTTACTTTTAATTATTTTATCAAATAATAGGGAATTTGTTTTATTTTAAATTCTGTTTTTAGAGGATACTCTTTTTTATCGGTTTTAATACCCTTTTCTGAGATAACTAACATTGGTAATGACAACTTAAAATGCTCTCTTTCAATGAATTTTTTTAAATCTTCTAATGCAGCGTTAAGCCCCACTTTTTCTACTTCAATAGGAATTGGTAATTCAATGTCAAAATCCTTTGAGAAAATGATTAATTTTAGGATTAGAACAATATCTGGGAAATCTTTTAGTTTGTAGTTTGGAATAATATCTTTAATCCTAACTTCAATCTCTCCATTTTTCTTTTTTTCTAATAAATTTACATAAAGTTCATTTTCAGAAATCATAAATTTAAAACCTCCTTTATAAGGGGTCTTAGGCAAATAATGAAATTTTTTTAATGTTTCTTTATTAACGTCGAAATCATCTATTTCTTCCTTTAAGAATTTAATTATCTCTTCAAAATCATCTCCTATTTTTGTTTGAAGTTCTTTTTTGTAATTTTCAAGTTTT belongs to Methanocaldococcus sp. and includes:
- a CDS encoding PIN domain-containing protein, whose protein sequence is MDFANNPFIELYAPPLIKKELKDKIETVLPKKCKKKNIDENIAKSKAIKIANKILSNIKIISDKKLNSWRKRAYELIGHRDINDIPFVTLALSLEAHGIITHDKDFNDQKIVKIWKVGKVKAIITEFSQGSFSFFILNTTIPLAFKICSSILITILKIITNIIGKIIEILRIIVTKGLNSLSKIPNDYLIILFLSSILGIIFLANKPKIINQIKEALKKLKNMLLKLIESVKNILKPLLSFVKFSIKAIGYLFYKTIKAINEIENLESYKPNNSLNI